A single Candidatus Limnocylindrales bacterium DNA region contains:
- a CDS encoding tetratricopeptide repeat protein codes for MPSIDGGLRHGVRPQNAAFPVAVFAAALALTAAAYWPGVRAEFVSDDINAIVENEWVVGPLDISGIFSSFSWWGGGRADAPGYRPLATLSFALNRAAAGLSPFAFHVTNYLMHALVSWLVFVLGRALGLAPWSAAVAALASCLLPIHSEAVIWAVGRAELGAAAAFLAAAAWSLRYRRSGRPGYLAAAAAAVVAGMMCKENTVTVLAAPLVFALVFGAEARGGGPTRVRAGDASRGSGAKRIQASDAARGSGATRIQASDAARAGDALPARRTLATRDVLATVVLTFAFSVYALMRVAAEGPALPDAEDDILDNQLSVLPLPTRLLGAISVLGRYLWLTMWPQRLSIDYSYDALGIGEGFLADRYSLLALAVVTLCAWAAWRWRRTMPAVAASVLLAAASYSIVSNVVYPIGTVMGERLFYLPSALLCIGAAAVLQAAVGTAAATPRRAGFAWLPRSRSAAASLAGFALVAATWMAVDMRRAAQWRTPVSLFQSAVAAVPRSARAHMELGSALGHLGRLEESRRHFGEALAIHPGYTVAAYNFGNALVRSGRFTEAEAAYRRALEQDPRLGRAWHNIALVYRVLQRHGDSADAFGRAVELSPKHPALRVEHGEALLAAGRNDEAIAAYDAAISLGGDTALVRFNRGVARQRVQGCQTAVEDYKASASMPGAPVQALHAAIACLRQLGRDAEAEALARAGKVANLGTRR; via the coding sequence TTGCCTTCCATCGATGGCGGCCTGAGGCACGGCGTGCGGCCGCAGAACGCCGCTTTTCCCGTCGCCGTTTTCGCTGCGGCCCTGGCGCTGACGGCCGCGGCCTACTGGCCCGGCGTGCGGGCCGAGTTCGTCTCCGACGACATCAACGCCATCGTCGAAAACGAATGGGTCGTCGGACCTCTCGATATCTCGGGCATCTTCTCGAGCTTCTCGTGGTGGGGCGGCGGCCGCGCCGATGCGCCCGGCTACCGGCCGCTGGCCACGCTTTCGTTCGCGCTCAACCGCGCGGCCGCCGGCCTGTCGCCGTTCGCCTTTCACGTCACCAACTACCTGATGCATGCGCTGGTGAGCTGGCTCGTGTTCGTGCTCGGCCGCGCGCTCGGCCTTGCTCCGTGGAGCGCTGCCGTGGCGGCGCTGGCCTCCTGCCTGCTGCCCATTCACAGCGAGGCCGTCATCTGGGCCGTGGGCCGCGCCGAGCTCGGCGCGGCCGCCGCGTTCCTGGCGGCGGCCGCCTGGTCGCTGCGCTATCGTCGCAGCGGCAGGCCCGGTTATCTGGCGGCGGCTGCGGCAGCGGTCGTTGCCGGAATGATGTGCAAGGAGAACACGGTGACGGTGCTTGCGGCGCCGCTCGTGTTCGCGCTCGTGTTCGGAGCAGAGGCGCGCGGCGGCGGCCCGACACGCGTACGCGCCGGCGACGCGTCGCGCGGCAGCGGCGCCAAACGCATCCAAGCCAGCGATGCGGCGCGCGGCAGCGGCGCCACACGCATCCAAGCCAGCGATGCGGCGCGCGCCGGCGATGCGCTGCCCGCGCGGCGCACGCTCGCCACGCGCGACGTCCTGGCCACTGTCGTCCTGACGTTCGCATTCTCCGTGTACGCGCTGATGCGCGTTGCGGCCGAGGGCCCTGCCCTGCCCGATGCCGAGGACGACATCCTCGACAACCAGCTCAGCGTGTTGCCGCTGCCGACGCGCCTGCTCGGCGCCATCTCGGTGCTTGGCCGGTACCTGTGGCTGACGATGTGGCCGCAGCGCCTGAGCATCGACTACTCTTACGACGCTCTCGGCATCGGAGAAGGCTTCCTCGCCGATCGGTATTCCCTGCTGGCGCTGGCCGTGGTCACGCTATGCGCATGGGCGGCGTGGCGGTGGCGACGCACCATGCCGGCCGTGGCGGCCTCCGTGCTGCTGGCGGCCGCGTCGTATTCGATCGTGTCCAATGTCGTCTACCCGATTGGCACGGTGATGGGCGAGCGCCTCTTCTATCTGCCCTCCGCTCTGCTGTGCATCGGCGCGGCGGCGGTCTTGCAGGCCGCGGTTGGAACGGCTGCGGCCACGCCGCGACGTGCCGGCTTCGCCTGGCTGCCTCGCTCCCGGAGCGCCGCCGCCTCCCTGGCCGGCTTCGCGCTGGTTGCCGCGACTTGGATGGCCGTCGACATGCGGCGAGCCGCGCAATGGCGCACGCCCGTTTCGTTGTTCCAATCGGCGGTGGCGGCGGTGCCTCGCAGCGCACGCGCACACATGGAGCTCGGCTCGGCGCTCGGACACCTCGGGCGACTGGAGGAGTCGCGCCGCCACTTCGGCGAGGCGCTGGCCATCCACCCCGGCTATACCGTCGCCGCCTACAATTTCGGCAATGCGCTGGTACGCTCCGGCCGCTTCACGGAAGCCGAAGCAGCCTATCGCCGGGCGCTCGAGCAGGACCCGCGTCTGGGCCGCGCCTGGCACAACATCGCGCTCGTCTATCGCGTCCTGCAGCGGCATGGCGATTCCGCCGACGCCTTCGGCCGCGCCGTTGAGCTGTCTCCGAAGCATCCCGCGCTGCGCGTCGAGCATGGCGAGGCGCTGCTGGCAGCCGGCCGCAACGACGAGGCCATCGCCGCCTATGACGCGGCCATCTCGCTCGGCGGCGACACCGCCCTGGTGCGCTTCAATCGCGGAGTGGCGCGCCAGCGCGTGCAAGGCTGTCAGACTGCCGTCGAGGACTACAAGGCGTCGGCCTCCATGCCCGGCGCACCGGTGCAGGCGCTGCACGCAGCCATTGCGTGCCTGCGGCAGCTCGGGAGGGACGCGGAAGCGGAAGCACTGGCGCGAGCCGGCAAAGTTGCAAACCTGGGTACGCGTCGTTAG